One Triticum dicoccoides isolate Atlit2015 ecotype Zavitan chromosome 4B, WEW_v2.0, whole genome shotgun sequence genomic window carries:
- the LOC119290710 gene encoding transmembrane protein 209-like, whose amino-acid sequence MEFRHGGSPGGGGGDGKPREKFSVYQNPSLTRALASRSARPSLPVLLLLALSAIASASSLMALSSREGELFKVAGGAGLSMAAVVFAVRLVEAALGLVALLTLPAFFRALILYNGGKALAKEDKVVLSERQLGLLGLKTTGSEGSPMGEQTKKPPKAKPSTPSEPIVPIRRSSFSYTPSRVQPRIGSSHLSPGSERLTTLQMSPSTPLQKPVSSPSTPWSRKSSGSAKGIQTEAMLDQFLATLDENIDNVTDSANKTATPPATITSFGIASPVSVTTSTTPSGATRSTPLRPVRMSPGSHQKYSTPPKKGEGELPPPMSLEQAVDAFESLGVYPDIEQWRNNLRQWFSSVLMSPLVEKIKSSHIQVKQTTASIGASVNVSQVGSDLPSTAPPVSLSPLGGTKDWQPTVTVDEDGILNQMRAALLQSRNAPVAQTFGSPQQPQSNPLLPAIQACIDAITEHQRLNALMKGELIKGLLPQSSVRADYTVHRVQELAEGTCLKNYDYMGYRDGYGKSEKKWTSELPTDSHLLLYLFAAFLEHPKWMLHVDPTSYSGAQSSKNPLFLGILPPKERFPEKYVALISGVPAIIHPGALVLAVGKQSPPIFALYWDKKLQFSLQGRTALWDAILLLCHQIKVGYGGIVRGTHIGSSALNILSVLDSDMES is encoded by the exons ATGGAGTTTCGGCACGGTGGCTCGCCGgggggcggcgggggcgacggcaaGCCGCGCGAGAAGTTCTCGGTATACCAGAACCCGTCCCTCACCCGCGCGCTCGCCTCCCGCAGCGCCCGCCCCtccctccccgtcctcctcctccttgcgctctCCGCCATCGCATCTGCCTCATCCCTCATGGCCCTGTCGTCCCG GGAGGGGGAGCTCTTCAAGGTCGCTGGTGGCGCGGGTCTATCCATGGCTGCTGTCG TGTTTGCCGTCAGGTTGGTGGAGGCAGCCCTGGGTCTTGTCGCACTTTTGACACTGCCAGCGTTCTTCAGGGCACTGATTCTGTACAATGGGGGGAAGGCATTGGCCAAGGAGGACAAGGTTGTGTTGTCCGAACGCCAACTGGGGCTTCTTGGGTTAAAGACCACAGGCTCAGAAGGATCTCCTATGGGTGAGCAAACCAAGAAGCCTCCCAAGGCAAAGCCGTCAACACCCTCAGAGCCAATTGTTCCTATCAGGAGATCTTCGTTCAGCTACACACCGTCACGGGTGCAACCAAGGATTGGCTCCAGCCATTTGAGTCCTGGTAGTGAGAGATTGACCACATTACAAATGTCGCCTTCCACTCCACTACAGAAGCCTGTTTCTTCCCCTTCAACTCCATGGTCGAGGAAAAGCTCAGGCAGTGCCAAGGGCATACAAACTGAGGCGATGTTGGACCAGTTCTTGGCTACCTTGGATGAAAATATTGATAATGTCACGGATTCAGCCAATAAAACTGCAACGCCTCCAGCAACCATCACGAGCTTTGGCATTGCCAGCCCTGTCTCAGTCACCACATCAACCACCCCTTCTGGTGCTACACGGAGCACACCTTTGAGGCCTGTGAGGATGTCTCCTGGCTCCCATCAGAAGTACAGCACGCCTCCGAAAAAGGGCGAGGGTGAGCTTCCACCGCCAATGTCCCTGGAGCAGGCAGTGGATGCCTTTGAAAGTCTGGGTGTGTATCCTGACATCGAGCAGTGGCGAAACAATCTCAGGCAGTGGTTCTCTTCAGTCCTTATGAGCCCGCTTGTTGAAAAGATTAAATCAAGCCATATTCAG GTTAAGCAAACAACAGCTAGTATTGGAGCTTCAGTTAATGTTAGCCAAGTTGGAAGCGATCTGCCAAGCACGGCACCACCAGTTAGCTTATCTCCACTTGGTGGGACTAAAGATTGGCAGCCAACTGTCACCGTTGATGAGGATGGTATTCTTAATCAAATGCGGGCTGCACTTCTGCAATCTCGTAATGCTCCTGTTG CCCAAACCTTCGGTAGCCCACAACAGCCACAATCAAACCCCCTCCTTCCAGCCATTCAAGCATGTATCGATGCAATTACAGAGCACCAGAGGCTTAACGCTCTGATGAAGGGAGAGCTTATAAAAGGCTTGCTGCCACAGAGTAGTGTCCGTGCTGATTATACTGTTCACAGAGTTCAAG AACTTGCTGAAGGAACGTGCTTGAAGAATTATGATTACATGGGCTATAGAGATGGCTATGGTAAATCAGAGAAAAAATGGACCAGCGAGCTGCCAACTGACTCACACCTTCTTCTCTACTTGTTTGCTGCTTTTCTTGAACATCCAAAGTGGATGCTTCATGTTGATCCAACCTCCTATTCTGGTGCCCAGTCTAGCAAAAATCCTTTATTTCTAGGAATCCTCCCACCGAAAGAGAGGTTTCCGGAGAAGTATGTTGCTTTGATATCTGGCGTTCCAGCAATTATTCACCCAGGGGCTCTTGTACTGGCTGTGGGCAAGCAGAGTCCTCCAATTTTTGCTTTATACTGGGACAAGAAACTGCAATTTTCTCTTCAG GGAAGAACAGCACTGTGGGACGCCATTTTGCTTCTATGCCACCAAATCAAAGTTGGTTATGGCGGTATTGTCAGGGGCACCCACATCGGGTCTTCTGCCTTGAACATCCTTTCCGTTCTTGATTCAGACATGGAGAGCTGA